In Frondihabitans sp. PAMC 28766, a genomic segment contains:
- a CDS encoding cold-shock protein, whose amino-acid sequence MPTGKVKFYDDEKGFGFISSDDGQEVFLHASALPAGTTGVKAGTRLEFGIADGKKGAQALSVRVLDKPVSLAQRNRRSAEDMAVIVEDLVKVLDDAGNKLRRGRYPANGKPIAAMLRNIADDLDA is encoded by the coding sequence ATGCCCACCGGCAAGGTCAAGTTCTACGACGACGAGAAGGGCTTCGGCTTCATCTCGAGCGATGACGGCCAAGAGGTCTTCCTCCACGCGTCGGCCCTGCCCGCCGGCACGACCGGTGTGAAGGCCGGCACCCGCCTCGAGTTCGGCATCGCCGACGGCAAGAAGGGCGCGCAGGCGCTCTCGGTGCGTGTGCTCGACAAGCCCGTCAGCCTCGCCCAGCGCAACCGTCGGTCGGCCGAAGACATGGCCGTCATCGTCGAAGACCTGGTCAAGGTGCTCGACGACGCCGGCAACAAGCTGCGCCGCGGCCGCTACCCGGCCAACGGCAAGCCGATCGCCGCCATGCTGCGCAACATCGCGGACGACCTCGATGCCTGA